The Chengkuizengella sediminis genome segment GTTTACTAGGCGGAGTCATTGGATTTGTCCTGTTGGCAATATGATTATTTTTAACAAACATATAAAAGGCAGCGCTGAAAATGACGATATAACCAACAATACTGAATACATCCGGTGTTTGACTGAAGATGATCATACTAATCACTGCCGAAAATACAACATTCATATAGAAAAAGATAGAAATCTCATTTGCAGGTGCAAATTTATAAGCAAGTGTAATGCCGAATTGTCCAACTGTGGCAAACACCCCAGCTAATAATAAATAAATCAGCTGTTGTAAACTCATCGGTTCATAAAAAAGGATCAAAAAAGGAAGCAAAATCATGGTGGAAAAAGCCGAGAAATAAAAAACAATCGTATAGGACTTTTCCTTCTTTCCTAAAACCCTTAAAGTCGTATACGCTCCTGCTGCAAAAATAGACGATAATACGCCCATCATATATGGGAAAACATCCACCGAAAATTGCGGTTTAATAATGAACAACGTCCCCAAAAAAGCAATCGTAATTGCGACGATTTGGTAAGACTTGGCCTTCTCCTTCAAAAAGATAGCACAGAAAATGATCAATAAAAAAGGACTTAGTTTATTTAACATGTCTGCATCTGAAAGAACAAGATGGTCAATGGAATAAAAGAAAAATAAAATACCCAACGTTCCTAAAACGGATCTTAATAATAAAATCGATTGATTCTCACGTTTTCCAAACAAACTCTCCTTATAATAAACAACCATCCCAAAAGAAATGATCGCAGAAATGAGATTTCTAAAAAATGTTTTTTGTGTTGTAGGTAAATCACCTGAAAGTTTGACAAACATCGCCATCAATGAAAACCCAAGCGCTGCTAGTATTAGTAAAATGATTCCTTTGTTTTTATCTGTCATCTAGTGGGTACACCTTTCTCCAGTACAATGCATGTATTGTACCACAAATGTACCTCAACTAACGAATCACTATCTATACGTAAGAAATAGATAGCGATTCATATTTATTGTTTTTCAATTGGCATTCCTGCCGTTATGGCAATACGATTCCAACCATTGATAGTAACAATCGCTGCTAAAATATCATTTAATTTTTTCTTGTCAAAATGTAAACTGGCCTCTTCAAAAGCCTTTTCAATCTTTTCATGTTCCTGCAAAATGGTTACTGCTTCTGTCAGTGCCAGTGCAACTTTTTCTTCGGATGTAAAAAAGTTCGTTTCTCTCCAAGCAGACAAAACATGTAAACGTTGGTTCGTTTCTCCTTCTTTGATTGCATCTGCAGCATGCATATCCATACAAAATGCACAACCATTGATCTGTGAAGAACGCATTTTAATTAATTCTAATAACGTTTTAGGCAATTCACTTTCATTTAAATAACTCTCCATCCCCATCATGGCTTTGTAAACACCTTGTTCTACTTCTAATCTTTGACTCATATTAAATACCTCCATTAGTTTGTTTATGTTTCTTCAATTATTAAAACGAAATAAGCATAACATTTGTGACAATCTTAATTATCTTTTCTTAAAGTAGAACAAAAAAACGTGAGAAAGGTCTAAAATCTAAACCCTTCTTCACGTTTCAATATCTCTCAAAAATGATTTTCTACTTTTAAAACAATTCCATCATTTCTGACCAGTTGGCAA includes the following:
- a CDS encoding carboxymuconolactone decarboxylase family protein translates to MSQRLEVEQGVYKAMMGMESYLNESELPKTLLELIKMRSSQINGCAFCMDMHAADAIKEGETNQRLHVLSAWRETNFFTSEEKVALALTEAVTILQEHEKIEKAFEEASLHFDKKKLNDILAAIVTINGWNRIAITAGMPIEKQ
- a CDS encoding DMT family transporter, which produces MTDKNKGIILLILAALGFSLMAMFVKLSGDLPTTQKTFFRNLISAIISFGMVVYYKESLFGKRENQSILLLRSVLGTLGILFFFYSIDHLVLSDADMLNKLSPFLLIIFCAIFLKEKAKSYQIVAITIAFLGTLFIIKPQFSVDVFPYMMGVLSSIFAAGAYTTLRVLGKKEKSYTIVFYFSAFSTMILLPFLILFYEPMSLQQLIYLLLAGVFATVGQFGITLAYKFAPANEISIFFYMNVVFSAVISMIIFSQTPDVFSIVGYIVIFSAAFYMFVKNNHIANRTNPMTPPSKQ